A region of the Micromonospora sediminicola genome:
TGGACGGTGAGGCGCACCCGATCGACCTGGCCGAGTCCGGCAAGGACGGCGGCAGGCCGTGGACGCTGCGGTCGTACCAGCGGGAGGCGGTGGAGGCGTTCTGGGCCGGCGGGTCCGGGGTGGTCGTGCTGCCCTGCGGCGCCGGCAAGACGCTGGTCGGGGCGGCGGCGATGGCCGAGGCGAAGGCCACCACGCTGATCCTGGTGACGAACACGGTGGCGGGACGGCAGTGGAAGCGGGAGCTGATCGCCCGCACCTCGCTGACCGAGGAGGAGATCGGCGAGTACTCGGGCGAGCGCAAGGAGATCCGCCCGGTCACCATCGCCACGTACCAGGTGCTCACCTCGCGGCGCGGCGGCGCGTTCACCCACCTGGACCTGTTCGGGGCCCGCGACTGGGGCCTGGTCGTCTACGACGAGGTGCACCTGCTGCCCGCGCCGATCTTCCGCTTCACGGCGGACCTCCAGGCCCGCCGCCGGCTCGGCCTCACCGCGACGCTGGTACGCGAGGACGGCCGGGAGGGTGACGTGTTCAGCCTGATCGGCCCGAAGCGGTACGACGCGCCGTGGAAGGACATCGAGCAGCAGGGCTGGATCGCCCCGGCGGAGTGCACCGAGGTACGGGTGACGCTGACCGACGCGGAGCGGATGGCGTACGCGACGGCGGAGGCGGAGGAGCGCTACCGGATGGCGGCTACCGCCCGCACGAAGCTGCCGGTGGTCCGGGCGCTGGTGGAGCGGCACCCGGACGAGCAGGTCCTCGTCATCGGTGGCTTCCTCGACCAGTTGCACCAGCTGGGCGAATATCTCGATGCGCCGATCGTGCAGGGCTCCACCACGAACAAGGAACGCGAGCGGCTGTTCGACGCGTTCCGCTCCGGCTCGTTGCGGACGCTGGTGCTCTCGAAGGTCGGCAACTTCTCGATCGACCTGCCGGAGGCGGCGGTGGCGATCCAGGTGTCCGGCACGTTCGGCTCGCGGCAGGAGGAGGCCCAGCGGTTGGGCCGGGTGCTGCGGCCGAAGGCCGACGGCCGGCAGGCGCACTTCTACACCGTGGTCTCCCGGGACACCATCGACACCGAGTACGCCGCGCACCGGCAGCGGTTCCTGGCCGAGCAGGGGTACGCGTACACCATCGTGGACGCCGACGACGTGCTCGGCCCGAAGCTGCCGACGGTCGACTGATCGGCGCGCGGGCCGGGCGGGCCGCTCTCGTGCGGCCCGCCCGGTTCCGCGGTCAGCCCTGGCCGCTGGCGCGGAAGGCGACCCAGGCGTCGCTCATCCGGTCGGCCTGGCCCGGGGTGAACATGTTCATGCAGGAGTCCTGCGTGTAGTCCATGAAGTTGTGGATCGGGTCGAGCCCCGGCGCGGTGCAGGTGTCCGCGCCGACCGGGCAGTTGAACTGCGGCGCCGCCTCACGCGGCGTGTCGGCGACGAAGTCGCCGGAGGCGGAGCAGCCGTGCGCGAACGTGTGCTCCAGCATCAGCCAGTGCCCCACCTCGTGGGTGAGCGTGTCGCCGAGCGCGTACTTGCCGGCCGTGCCGCCCGGCATCGACTCGTCGAGCATCACCACACCGTCGATGTAGTCGCGGCCGTTGTTGTAGCCCTTCGGGAAGTACGCCCAGCCGAGCAGCCCGCCGCCGATGTTCGCGGCGTAGACGTTGAGCGTGCGGGAGTCGCCGGTGTAGAGCGCCTTCTTCATGTCGCGCTCGTTCTTCCCCGGCACCACCGTGTACCAGGCGCTGTTGACGGTCCAGGTGGTGTCGACCAGCGAGAACCGGAACGGCGTGTCGGAGGCGTCGGCCGCGGTGCGCCCGGCGAACGAGTCGTTGAGCACGGTCATCTGCGCGGCGATGAGCGTGTTCCAGCGGGCCGTCTCGGCCGCGCTGAACGGGTGGTCCGAGACCATGTGGAACACGGTGGGGATGGTGACGCTGCCGTCGGCCAGGCGCGGGGCGTCCTTGATCACGCCGTACGCGTTCGCCTCGTTCTTCGAGTAGAGCTCCGGCTCCTGGGCGGTGGCGCCCTCGCTCACCCGGGCGACGCTGTGCGTGTCGGCGCCCGGCTCGCAGGCGGCGACCTCGGCGGAGGGGCTCACGGGTGCGGCCGTGGCGGACGCTCCCCCGGAGGTCAGGAACGTGGCGGCGGCAGCGGCGAGCACCGCCAGGTGGATCGTCGGTTTCCTGTGCATCGTTGCACCTTTCGAGAGGCATGAAAGGAGTACCGACGCGGGGTTGTCAAAGCTGCGGGTCGATGACGTCGTCGTCCCGACATAAGACCACGTCACCGGCGTTCACAACACCCCCCGCGGGTGGCCGCTGTCCGCTCCCTTTCGAGCTGATGCCGGAAACGACTCACTCAGTCCGCCCTCAGCGGCGCAGGTGGCGGGCGCGGCGGCCGGCGTCGCCGAAGCCGAGTCGCCGATACAGCCCGGCCGCCGGGTTGTCGTCGTTGACGCAGAGCCACGCGGCGTCCGCGCCCGCCCCGGCGAGCCCGCGCAGCACGCGCGCCACCAGGTACGCCCCGACCCGCCGGCCCCGCCACCCGGGCACCACGCCGACCTGGTCGATCCAGGTGTCGAGCACGGTGACGAAACCGGCCGCGTGGCCGTCCGACCCGCGTGCGATCAGGGTCAGCTCCGGCCGGTGGTCCTCGTCGTCCCGCAGGTCGCCCAACCACTCCTCGGCGTCGGGCTCGACGAAGCCGGGCCGGTCGGCGAACGAGGCACGGTAGGTGGCGAACAGCTCCGGCCCGAGCGCGGCCCGCTCCACCGTCACGCCGTCCGGCGCGGGGACGTCGGGCAACGCGTCGAGGTCGTGGCGCAGCACCCACTCCAGGAACGTCCGCGTGTAGCCCCGCGCGTCGAACAGCTCCTCCGCGCCGATGCTCCACGTCTCGGTGGTGTGCAGCAGGCCCGCGTCGCCGGCCTGGCGCTCGGCCCAGTCCAGCAGCGCGCCGCCGAGCCCACGCCCGCGCCACGCCGGGTGCACCAGCCCGGTGGCGGTGACGGGTGTCCGCCCGGTGCCGACCCCGACGGCCGCGACCGGTCCGTCACCGCACCAGGCGCCGTGGGTACGCGTCTGCACCAGCCGCGCCCGCAGCAACGGGGTACGCGCGAACAGCGGCAACCCGCCGTCGGTGGCGAGGCACGCCTGCACCAGGCCGGTCAGCGCGGGCAGGTCCTCGTCGCCGAACTCCCGCCAGACCAGCCCGTCCGTCCCGTCCACAGTCCACCCCTGTCACCACCGCCGTCACGCCCGACCCCACGGCCCGGCCCTCCGGCAGTAGGCCCCAACCCCTCCCCCAGGTCAACCCCATTCCCCCGCCCTCACCCCACCCCCACCGCCTTCGATCTTGGAGTTGTGGCGCCTCGAATGTCGGCTTCGCAGCCTTTGGCAGGTGCCACAAGTCCAAGATCGGCGAATACCGAGCGAGCCCGAGGGCGGGCTCGACGCGGTGCGGGGCGGGCGCGGGGGTGCGTCAGGGGAGGTCGAGGATGGCCTGGGCGAAGTCCCGGGGCGCCTCCTGGGGGAGGTTGTGGCCGATGCCTCCGCTGACGGTGCGGTGCTCGTACGGGCCGGTGAAGCGGGCCGCGTAGACGGACGGGTCGAGGTGCGGGGCGCCGTTGGCGTCGCCCTCGAGCGTGACGGTGGGGACCGTGATGTCCGGGTTGGCCGCCAGCCGCCGTTCCCACTCGTCGTACCGCGCCTCGCCCTCGGCGAGCCCGAGCCGCCACCGGTAGTT
Encoded here:
- a CDS encoding zinc metalloprotease — translated: MHRKPTIHLAVLAAAAATFLTSGGASATAAPVSPSAEVAACEPGADTHSVARVSEGATAQEPELYSKNEANAYGVIKDAPRLADGSVTIPTVFHMVSDHPFSAAETARWNTLIAAQMTVLNDSFAGRTAADASDTPFRFSLVDTTWTVNSAWYTVVPGKNERDMKKALYTGDSRTLNVYAANIGGGLLGWAYFPKGYNNGRDYIDGVVMLDESMPGGTAGKYALGDTLTHEVGHWLMLEHTFAHGCSASGDFVADTPREAAPQFNCPVGADTCTAPGLDPIHNFMDYTQDSCMNMFTPGQADRMSDAWVAFRASGQG
- a CDS encoding GNAT family N-acetyltransferase, yielding MDGTDGLVWREFGDEDLPALTGLVQACLATDGGLPLFARTPLLRARLVQTRTHGAWCGDGPVAAVGVGTGRTPVTATGLVHPAWRGRGLGGALLDWAERQAGDAGLLHTTETWSIGAEELFDARGYTRTFLEWVLRHDLDALPDVPAPDGVTVERAALGPELFATYRASFADRPGFVEPDAEEWLGDLRDDEDHRPELTLIARGSDGHAAGFVTVLDTWIDQVGVVPGWRGRRVGAYLVARVLRGLAGAGADAAWLCVNDDNPAAGLYRRLGFGDAGRRARHLRR
- a CDS encoding DNA repair helicase XPB translates to MSGGPLIVQSDKTLLLEIDHPDAQACRMAIAPFAELERSPEHVHTYRLTPLGLWNARAAGHDAEGVVDSLIKYSRYPVPHGLLVDVAETMDRYGRLQLANDPVHGLVLRALDRVVLIEVAKSKKLAGMLGAKLDDDTIAVHPSERGRLKQALLKLGWPAEDLAGYVDGEAHPIDLAESGKDGGRPWTLRSYQREAVEAFWAGGSGVVVLPCGAGKTLVGAAAMAEAKATTLILVTNTVAGRQWKRELIARTSLTEEEIGEYSGERKEIRPVTIATYQVLTSRRGGAFTHLDLFGARDWGLVVYDEVHLLPAPIFRFTADLQARRRLGLTATLVREDGREGDVFSLIGPKRYDAPWKDIEQQGWIAPAECTEVRVTLTDAERMAYATAEAEERYRMAATARTKLPVVRALVERHPDEQVLVIGGFLDQLHQLGEYLDAPIVQGSTTNKERERLFDAFRSGSLRTLVLSKVGNFSIDLPEAAVAIQVSGTFGSRQEEAQRLGRVLRPKADGRQAHFYTVVSRDTIDTEYAAHRQRFLAEQGYAYTIVDADDVLGPKLPTVD